A genomic segment from Fusarium fujikuroi IMI 58289 draft genome, chromosome FFUJ_chr04 encodes:
- a CDS encoding related to 24-dehydrocholesterol reductase precursor: MDPHKTIVAGVADRVKHFHARQEPFRLYHGSTNSTRHSNRRVDNTVDTSKLNHVIEVNKDSKTAIVEPNVSMEVLVDATLPLGLVPLVVMEFPAITVGGGFSGTSGESSSFRYGAFDATVNWIEIVLADGSVTRASKTEQPDLFWGTASAFGTLGVVTLLEVQLKEAKEYVELKYRLARGPSESVKIIKEECKRWENDYVDGIAYSKDTTVVCAGRMVDEIPISATPRQLNRRRDKWFYLHVEKVRDGLRMGSVTCVADYIPLKDYLFRYDRGGFWVAKYAFDYFLTPFNRLTRYILDPLLRARVMYSAGHKSNLFDYYMVQDVGVPYNSVPEFQNWLDKQFRIYPLWICPLRVRREDPDSGYGLHAEFAKPGTVELMNFGIWGPLQGNRRDAIRHNRALEQKVQDCGGKKWLYAQAYYTEDEFWSHYNKEAYDALRAKYGASYLPNVYDKVKVDIEGDEKLMKSTARTGWPIRGLRGVYKAVFGGDYLLQKKKDEPSEQK; encoded by the coding sequence ATGGACCCTCATAAAACCATCGTCGCAGGCGTCGCAGACAGAGTTAAGCACTTTCACGCCCGCCAGGAACCGTTCCGCCTATACCATGGCTCAACTAACAGCACACGACACTCAAACCGGCGTGTGGACAACACCGTCGACACAAGCAAGCTCAACCATGTCATTGAAGTGAACAAAGATTCCAAGACAGCGATTGTTGAACCAAATGTCTCAATGGAAGTCCTCGTTGATGCGACGCTACCGCTGGGGCTTGTTCCGCTGGTCGTTATGGAGTTCCCGGCTATTACCGTTGGAGGTGGCTTTTCGGGGACGTCGGGAGAGAGCAGTTCTTTTCGGTACGGGGCCTTCGACGCGACAGTCAATTGGATTGAGATTGTTCTTGCGGATGGAAGCGTGACGCGTGCTTCAAAAACGGAGCAGCCGGATCTTTTCTGGGGTACTGCTTCGGCGTTCGGAACACTCGGTGTCGTTACGTTGCTGGAGGTCCAGTTGAAGGAGGCGAAGGAGTATGTTGAGCTCAAGTACCGGCTCGCAAGGGGGCCATCTGAGTCTGTCAAGATTATCAAGGAGGAGTGTAAGAGATGGGAGAATGATTATGTTGATGGGATTGCCTACTCCAAGGATACGACTGTTGTATGTGCGGGACGAATGGTGGATGAGATACCAATCAGCGCTACTCCAAGACAACTGAACCGACGGAGGGACAAGTGGTTTTATCTTCATGTTGAAAAGGTCCGAGATGGGCTAAGGATGGGATCTGTCACATGCGTCGCCGACTACATCCCATTGAAGGATTATCTCTTCCGTTACGACAGAGGTGGTTTCTGGGTCGCCAAATATGCCTTCGACTACTTTCTCACACCATTTAACCGACTGACACGATATATCCTGGATCCTCTCCTACGAGCTCGCGTCATGTACTCTGCCGGCCACAAGAGTAACCTATTTGACTATTACATGGTTCAAGATGTCGGAGTGCCTTACAACAGCGTACCAGAGTTTCAAAACTGGCTAGACAAGCAATTCAGAATCTACCCCCTCTGGATATGTCCATTACGAGTACGACGAGAAGACCCAGACTCAGGATATGGTCTCCACGCAGAATTCGCAAAACCAGGGACCGTGGAACTCATGAACTTTGGAATATGGGGGCCTCTACAAGGAAACCGACGAGACGCAATTCGACATAATCGAGCTCTGGAGCAAAAAGTACAGGACTGCGGAGGAAAGAAATGGCTATACGCCCAAGCATACTACACAGAAGATGAATTCTGGTCACATTACAACAAAGAAGCGTATGATGCGCTAAGAGCAAAGTACGGAGCATCATATCTACCGAATGTCTacgacaaagtcaaagtcgatATCGAAGGAGACGAGAAACTGATGAAGTCAACTGCACGAACAGGATGGCCTATAAGAGGATTAAGAGGAGTATACAAAGCGGTGTTTGGGGGAGATTACCTGCtacaaaagaagaaggacgaacCGTCAGAGCAGAAGTAA